The window CGGTTTCATGGGTATTTCCCAGGCGTTACCGGGGCTTTGCGCAACAGATTGCTTGTGTTGCCAGGTTAAGGAGAATGTTACCATTCAGCCTGCCTGTTGTAGTGGTGAGGCTGGATTGCATGCAGCCCCTCAGCATGTCGCAAGCCATGGAGATCATGGTCATTCGTCCAGCCACCTGTCTGATAATGATGGACAGGTTCGGCACGCTGCCAATCAGGATGTGGCCCTCCACGGTCATGCCGGCACCATAGCAGTTGCAGATTGCGACTATGCAGAGATTTGCGCCAAACAAAAGGAGCCAGGTGTCTCTACGGTGCACCTGGCGACAACAGGTGGGCAGACAGGTTCCGACATCGACTTTGCTCAAGTTGATTTTGTCGAAATGGCCTACAGCGTTGCCGATCTCTCTCCAGTACCCATTGAGTTGCCATCTTATCCGGCCCGGACTCATTCCCCCCCTCGTATCTACACCAAAAACTGCGTCTTTCTGATTTGATGCATTTTCTCTTTTTTCGGCTGATAATACGCTGAATTTTCGTGAAATATTGTAGCGCCATTATGCTTGCAGGTGGCGGCTGATATACGACATCTCTGCCCTGATGGTAATTTTTACGGGGCAGATGAAAAAGAGAGGAAATAATGCAGAAAACACGTTCTATAATTTTTACCGGAGCTATCGTGATTGCCTGTCTGTTACTGGCCTTCAGCAGTCACGCATTTTTTAACGTCTTTGGCGGCAGTGGTAAGGTGACCGCAGTGGGTGGGGAAGTAATCCTGTCACTTGCCGAAGTCAGCGACGGCAAAGCCCACCATTTTTCATACGAACATGACAAAACTGAGATTAAGTTTTTCGTAATGAAAAGCCCTGACGGGGTGATGCACGCGGCTTTCGATGCCTGCGATGTTTGCTACCCGGCGAAGAAGGGGTACAGCCAGGACGGCGATTTCATGGTTTGCAATAATTGTGGAATGCGCTTTCACAGCAGCCGTATAAACCATGAGCAGGGGGGCTGTAATCCTGCTCCCCTGAATCACGCGGTGAAGGGTAAAGATCTGGTAATCAAGGTTGCCGATCTGTTACCTGGCGCACGATTCTTTTAAGGGGGAACCATGAATATCCTGACTATTCCCTTTCGCAATCTTCGCAGAAGGCCATCGAAGGCCCTGTTGCTATTTCTGGTATTCACCCTTGGAGTTATGTCCATCGTTGCGCTGTATCAGGTATCCCGTGTGGTTGGTGTGAGCCTTGAAAAGAAGCTGATCGCCTATGGTGCAAACGTTATTGTTTCGCCGGCTACGGAGAAGCTCAGCGTCAGCTACGGCGGGTTTCACATGGGCGATATGCTCTTTGATATCCAGAATCTGCCGGAGGAGGAGACTGTAGCGGCTATTCGCGGTATCCACATGAATGACCGCATCAGTGTGGTGGCGCCCAAGCTGGTGACTATGGCCAAAGTTCAAGATGTCGCGGTTGCCCTTGTTGGGGTGCAGTGGCAACAGGAGCGTGCTTTGAAAAGTTACTGGGCCACCTCCGGCAGCTTTCCTGAGATTGCCGGCGATTCCCTCGAACAAGCAGTTTCCAATGAAATCCTGTTGGGGAGCCGGGTAGCTGCAATGCTCAACCTGAACAACGGTGACTCGGTAAACATATTGGGGAGTGATTTCAAGGTAAGCGGGGTGCTCTACGAGACCGGAACAGATGATGATACCGTTCTTTTTATGGAGCTTGGTGCTTTGCAGGCTTTGCTTGAGACTCCAAACGCAACAAGCTTTATTGAGGTGGCGGCTCTTTGTGCCGGCTGCCCGATCGAAGAGATTGTCGATGAGTTGCGGGTAGCTTTGCCAGATACAGAAATCAAGGCGCTGCAGCATGTGGTCGATCAGCGCATGGCCTCTGTCCATTTTGTCCAGAATCTGGCCCTTTCCATCAGTCTTGTGATCCTGATTACAGCTACAGCCATGGTCGGTCTGTCCATGATGTCTGCTGTCAATGAGCGCAAAAAAGATATCGGCATACTGCGCTCGCTCGGTTACGGCAAATCGCAGATCTTTACCATCTTCTGCCTGGAGGCAGGCCTGATCGGGGCCATGGCCGGAGCCGTAGGCTATCTGGGGGGATTTGCGGCAAGCTTCAAGGTACTCCAGTTACTGGCGATAGCCGAGGGAGGCACACCGGTATTCTCGGTAAGTCATTTGCTGCTGGCGATCACAGCCTTTGCAATGATTACAGTCATCGCCGCAATTTACCCGGCAGCCAAAGGGGCTTCTGTGGAGCCTTCAACCGCGCTTGTTGCCCTGTAGGAGGTTATGGAAATGTTATACGCAAAGAATGTTTCAAAAAGTTTCGTGTCAGACGGCAATGCGGTACCGGTGCTGAAGAACGTCTCGGTGGCCATTGAAGAGGGTGAATTCGTCTCCATCGTCGGTCGTTCCGGTTCGGGTAAGACCACACTGCTCAATGTGCTCTCCACCCTGGTTCGATCCGATGAGGGTGAGTTGCGTTACCGGGCAGATAACCTCTCCGAGGTTTCGGAAGCTCAGTTAAATAGTCTGCGTCAGTCTGATTTCTCAGTCATTTTTCAGTTTCATCATCTGCTGCCGTATTTGACCGTACTTGAAAATGTTCTACTACCCTTCATGCAGTCGATGAAGCCGGTGGATAAGAAGACGGTCGCCAAGGCCAGGGAGTGTCTGGCGCGGGTGGGGCTACTTGATAAAGCAGAGCGACTCCCCGGTAACCTCTCAGGTGGTGAGCAGCAGCGGGTTGCAATAGCCAGGGCACTGGTCAAGGATTCCCGGGTTCTTTTTGCCGATGAACCGACCGGTAGCCTGGATAAGACCACAGGTGAACAGATTATGACGTTGCTTAAAGAGCTGAATAGAGAGGGGTTGACCGTGGTCATGGTTACTCACGATCCTGCCTATGCACAGCTTGCCCAGCGCACTATCCGCATTGAGGATGGCGTAATCACCGGGGAGGATGAGGTCTAAAATGATAAGTCGCAAATGATTCTGGAGATACCTTTGACTCTTATATCGGCAGTAACGGTTTCGGTAGCGAATGGGTAGAGACACGTCTGATGGAGTTTTTCGGTATTCAACCTGGTGTGGTCCTGATCGAAAATAATGAGCTGGGCCACACCGGGCGGCCATTGGTGCTGAAGGCTGATTTTTCAACGATCATTGGCAGATAGTGATTGAATCCCAAGGTGTTGTATTTCTGCGTTCTTGGCTTCATCAGGTCTGCAGTTGTCCTGCAGGGTGGTCGTTCGTGGTTTGAAATAAGGCTCGGAATTCCTTACAACTGAATGTAGACTAGGCAAAGAAGGTCCCAGGTCCGAAATAATCATAATTGCTATTCTGGAACGTGTTAAAGGATATAGGAGAAGGGTGATGAAGAAGTGGAAATGTACGGTGTGCGGCTATATTCACGAAGGAGATACCCCACCGGAAGAATGCCCCCTGTGTAAAGCCAAGGCTGATAAATTCGAAGAAGTGGTGGAAGAGGGTACTGCGACACGACGCTGGAAGTGTCTCGTCTGTAACTATATCCACGAAGGTGACGCACCGCCTGATGAGTGCCCTATCTGCAAGGCAGGCCCGGACAAGTTTGTGGAAGTCGATGCGGAAGGCAATGAGATTGAAGGCGGAGAAAAGCCAAAGGTGGCGCCGCCGGCGGCTCAACCTGCTAAAGCGCAAAAACCTTCGTTTTTGGTGCGGGTTGCGTTGAAACTCCACCTCCACCCCATTTCGGTACACATGCCGAACGGTATCCTGCCTGTGGCGGTGATATTTCTGGCCATTGCCATGTTTCTCGGCTTGCAGGTCTTTGAGGTGGCGGCATTCTACAATATGGTCTTCGTGCTGCTAACCATGCCGCTGGTGCTCACAACAGGCTACCTGGAGTGGAAGAACCGCTATAACGGTGCCAAGACTATCATTTTTCTGATCAAGATATTTGCCTCAACCACAGTGACATTGTCGTTGACAGGGCTTGTGCTCTGGCGCTTTTTGATGCCGGATGTGGCTTCCGCAGATTCACCATACAGGCTGATATATTTTGGCATCGCAGCGATCATGCTTGGTGCCACCGGTATTGCCGGTCACATTGGCGGCAAGCTGGTTTTTGGTACCAGGAAGTAGAGAACTGATTCAGACTGACTGACACGAATCGGCCCTGCTCCTCTCGACAAGAGGGGCAGGGCCGTTTGTATTTATGGCTGGCAATGAACTATAATTCGTCGCAAATTATCTCACCTGTCTTTCTGCCGGAAAGTAATGCCCACTGGATAGAGGGCAGACTCCTA of the Desulfosediminicola ganghwensis genome contains:
- a CDS encoding DUF2318 domain-containing protein, whose product is MQKTRSIIFTGAIVIACLLLAFSSHAFFNVFGGSGKVTAVGGEVILSLAEVSDGKAHHFSYEHDKTEIKFFVMKSPDGVMHAAFDACDVCYPAKKGYSQDGDFMVCNNCGMRFHSSRINHEQGGCNPAPLNHAVKGKDLVIKVADLLPGARFF
- a CDS encoding ABC transporter permease, translating into MNILTIPFRNLRRRPSKALLLFLVFTLGVMSIVALYQVSRVVGVSLEKKLIAYGANVIVSPATEKLSVSYGGFHMGDMLFDIQNLPEEETVAAIRGIHMNDRISVVAPKLVTMAKVQDVAVALVGVQWQQERALKSYWATSGSFPEIAGDSLEQAVSNEILLGSRVAAMLNLNNGDSVNILGSDFKVSGVLYETGTDDDTVLFMELGALQALLETPNATSFIEVAALCAGCPIEEIVDELRVALPDTEIKALQHVVDQRMASVHFVQNLALSISLVILITATAMVGLSMMSAVNERKKDIGILRSLGYGKSQIFTIFCLEAGLIGAMAGAVGYLGGFAASFKVLQLLAIAEGGTPVFSVSHLLLAITAFAMITVIAAIYPAAKGASVEPSTALVAL
- a CDS encoding ABC transporter ATP-binding protein translates to MLYAKNVSKSFVSDGNAVPVLKNVSVAIEEGEFVSIVGRSGSGKTTLLNVLSTLVRSDEGELRYRADNLSEVSEAQLNSLRQSDFSVIFQFHHLLPYLTVLENVLLPFMQSMKPVDKKTVAKARECLARVGLLDKAERLPGNLSGGEQQRVAIARALVKDSRVLFADEPTGSLDKTTGEQIMTLLKELNREGLTVVMVTHDPAYAQLAQRTIRIEDGVITGEDEV
- a CDS encoding rubredoxin-like domain-containing protein; this encodes MKKWKCTVCGYIHEGDTPPEECPLCKAKADKFEEVVEEGTATRRWKCLVCNYIHEGDAPPDECPICKAGPDKFVEVDAEGNEIEGGEKPKVAPPAAQPAKAQKPSFLVRVALKLHLHPISVHMPNGILPVAVIFLAIAMFLGLQVFEVAAFYNMVFVLLTMPLVLTTGYLEWKNRYNGAKTIIFLIKIFASTTVTLSLTGLVLWRFLMPDVASADSPYRLIYFGIAAIMLGATGIAGHIGGKLVFGTRK